The DNA region TGAACTAAATATTGACACAGGAACTTTAATTGTTGGAACTGTGGGTAGATTTCATCATGATAAAGATTATCTCACCTTTATTAAGGCAGCTGCTATCGTTGTCAGGGAAAAACCTTTTACTAAATTTTTAATGGTCGGTAAAAATTTGGATGTAAATAATAAAACATTAATGGAGTGGATTAGCGCTGAGCACCTCGTATCAAATTTTATACTGATTGGAGAGACAAGAAATGTTAATTTATATCTATCTATTTTAGACGTATTTTGCTTGTCGTCAATTTCGGAGGGGTTTCCTAATGTTGTTGGGGAGGCAATGCTAAAAGGTGTGCCTTGCGTGGTTACAGATAGTGGCGATTCAAAGTTCGTTGTCGGGGATACGGGGACAGTTGTAATGATTAAAAACCCAGAACTTCTCGCCATTGAATTGATTAGATTTCTTGAAATGAGCAATATCGATAGAATTTCATTAGGTCAAGAGGCAAAAATGAGAATAATGCAAAATTTTATGATAGATGAGATTGTTGCGGAATATTCATTATTATATAATCATCTCTCAAATAATAAATAACTAAGTATGTGTGGCATAGCAGGCTTCTTAACTAAAGAGAAAAATATAAATTTTGACAAGCAACTTCTTTCTATGGGAGAAGCTATTAAATACAGGGGACCGGATGATTTTGGTGTATGGTTTGATGAAAATAACGGAATCGGATTGTCGCACAGGAGATTGTCTATTTTGGATTTATCACCTTTGGGACATCAACCGATGCTATCTGAGTCAAGAAGATACGTGATGATCTTTAACGGAGAAATTTATAACCACTTGGATTTACGAAAAGAGCTTTCAAATCGCTTTTTGGAGATTAAGTGGCGAGGGTATTCTGACAC from Pedobacter africanus includes:
- a CDS encoding glycosyltransferase, yielding MHIITSLGVGGAETMLSKIVLGRKKQGLDDVVICLTARDKIGDLLVSNNVQVYYLNMNSFSTSVKALFLLNKLLKEYSPEIVQTWLYHADFIGGIIAKLRKIKVVWNIRQTKFTSLASFTTIIIMRLCAVLSYFVPSKIVCAANASLQQHAKFGYSRKKLVVIPNGFVAAEDIDSKILNELKTELNIDTGTLIVGTVGRFHHDKDYLTFIKAAAIVVREKPFTKFLMVGKNLDVNNKTLMEWISAEHLVSNFILIGETRNVNLYLSILDVFCLSSISEGFPNVVGEAMLKGVPCVVTDSGDSKFVVGDTGTVVMIKNPELLAIELIRFLEMSNIDRISLGQEAKMRIMQNFMIDEIVAEYSLLYNHLSNNK